Part of the Streptomyces sp. NBC_01264 genome, TGCCCGCACGGGCCGTGCGCGATACACAGGGCGGCGGTCCCGGCGACCACGGGTGTGGAGAAGCTGGTGCCGTCCACGGCGGTGTAGGGCGCGGCCGGGTCGGAGCTGGTGGTCGCCACGCACACGCCGGGCGCGGCCACCGTGTGCTCGCGGTCCCGGGGCACCCGGACGAAGTTGCTGAACTCCAGGGCCGCCTGATCGTCCTCGTCGCCGAACAGCCCGAAGTCGAGGCCCTGGCAGTCGGGCCTTCCCCCGGCCCCGGGCTTGCCGTCGAAGTCCACCATCGCGGTCGCGGTGAGCACCTCCTGGTAGGCGGCGGGCCCGTGCCGCGCCAGATCGTGGCTCTCGTTGCCCGCCCCGGCCACGACGGTGATCCCGGCCCGGACCGCGTTGCACACCGCGAGGTGGAACGCGTCGCCGTTGAGGGTGCCGCACGCCTCGTCGTCCTGGTCGGGAACCGCGTCCAGGGAGGTGAAGCTCATGTTCGCGACGTGGATGTCGTTGGCGGGGTCGCCGTCGGTGCGGGTGGAGACGATCCAGTCCATGGCGCACATGCCCGCCTCGTCCGAGCCGAGCCCCGAGCTGTCGTCCGGGAAGATCTTGACCGCCCACAGCTCCGCCCCCGGCGCCACGCCCACGACCCCGATCCCGTTGTCCTTCGCGCCGATGACCCCGGCCGCCTCCGTCCCGTGCGGGTCGGGGGCGATCAGGCTGGTGCCGGGGACCTCCGGGCTGCCGCTGAGGCAGTCCGTACCGCCGAGCACGTTGAGGTCCGGGTGGGTGCCCTGGATGCCACTGTCGAGGACGGCGACGCGGACGCCCTTCACCGTGCCCTTCCCGTCGCCGGAGCGGGCGGAGGAGCGGTCGGCCTCGATCCGGTCGGCCCACTCGGGCAGGCACTGCCCGGGCCCTCCCAGGGCCTCCCCGCAGTGCACGGGGGTGTGCTTGCGCGGCGGGTCGAGCCGGTAGCGGCGCTGCTTGCTGACGAACCGTACGGCGGAGTCCGCGCGCAGTCCGGTGGCCTCGGCCTCGGTCAGCCGCGCGGCGTAGCCCTTCAGCGCGTGCCGGAACACGGCGGTCGGCGGCGCCCCGTACCGCTGCCCGAGCCGCTTCGAGGCGGTGGCCGGGTCACCCGCGCCGTCCTTGAGGACGACGATGTACGGCTCTGCGCGCCCGTCCCGCTTCTCGGCGCTCACGGCGGCCGGGGCGGCCGGGGCGGCCGCGGCAAGGGCGAGCAGGGCCAGTACCGAAGGCCCCAGCAGCGCGAAACGCGCCCGATTCCTCATACCCGGTCCCGTCGGACGGCCGCTGTGTCAACGCGCCCATCCGACCCGAAGCCGCGGCCCGCGCCGCCGCGCGCACCGTGCGCCACCCGCGAGTTCACCCGGCCGGACCGGTGCGGGCCTCCGTTCGGCCGCGCTGCGGAGACAGCCGTGCCGTTTTTGACAAGACAGGCGCGCGGCGGCTTGTCACGCTCGGCGGACACCCTCGGCACTGCGGCAGCCCGTCACGGGGGTGCGGGCTGC contains:
- a CDS encoding S8 family serine peptidase, producing the protein MRNRARFALLGPSVLALLALAAAAPAAPAAVSAEKRDGRAEPYIVVLKDGAGDPATASKRLGQRYGAPPTAVFRHALKGYAARLTEAEATGLRADSAVRFVSKQRRYRLDPPRKHTPVHCGEALGGPGQCLPEWADRIEADRSSARSGDGKGTVKGVRVAVLDSGIQGTHPDLNVLGGTDCLSGSPEVPGTSLIAPDPHGTEAAGVIGAKDNGIGVVGVAPGAELWAVKIFPDDSSGLGSDEAGMCAMDWIVSTRTDGDPANDIHVANMSFTSLDAVPDQDDEACGTLNGDAFHLAVCNAVRAGITVVAGAGNESHDLARHGPAAYQEVLTATAMVDFDGKPGAGGRPDCQGLDFGLFGDEDDQAALEFSNFVRVPRDREHTVAAPGVCVATTSSDPAAPYTAVDGTSFSTPVVAGTAALCIAHGPCGHSTPARNLRTIVDDAARQTRRHPDYGFDGDPNHPFPKRYYGPLVHAGRY